The Streptomyces sp. NBC_01142 genomic interval GTCGAAGGTGACTGTCGCGCCGGTGAGGTTGGTGCCCAGGATGGTGAAGGGCGTGCCGCCGGTGGTGGGGCCGGCGGGCGGGACCAGGACGATCACGGTCGGACCGGCCGGAATCGGTGGTGCGATGTAGGTGAAGCCGCCGGTGACGGTGGCGCTGCCGGCCGGGGTGGTGACGACGACCGGTACGTTGCCTGCGGCGTGTGCCGGAGTGACTCCGGTCAGCACCGAGCCTGCGATGACGTTGACTCCGGTGGCGGGGATGCCGTCGAAGGTGACTGTCGCGCCGGTGAGGTTGGTGCCCAGGATGGTGAAGAACGTCCCACCGGTGGTGGGGCCGGTGGGCGGGACCAGAGCGATCACGGTCGGACCGGCCGGAATCGGTGGTGCGATGTAGGTGAAGCCGCCGGTGACGGTGGCGCTGCCGGCCGGGGTGGTGACGACGACCGGTACGTTGCCTGCGGCGTGTGCCGGAGTGACTCCGGTCAGCACCGAGCCTGCGATGACGTTGACTCCGGTGGCGGGGATGCCGTCGAAGGTGACCGTTGCACCGGTGAGGTTGGTGCCCAGGATGGTGAAGAACGTCCCACCGGTGGTGGGGCCGGCGGGCGGGACCAGAGCGATCACGGTCGGACCGGCCGGAATGGGCGGTCCGATGTAGGTGAAGCCGCCGGTGACGGTGGCAGTGCCGCCCGGGGTGGTGACGACGACCGGTACGTTGCCTGCGGCGTGTGCCGGAGTGACTCCGGTCAGCGCCACGCCGGCCACGACATTGACTCCGGTGGCGGGGATGCCGCCGAAGGTGACCGTCGCACCGGTCAGGTTGGTGCCCAATATGGTGAAGAACGTCCCACCGGTGGTGGGGCCGGTGGGCGGGACCAGAGCAATCACGGTCGGAGCTGCGAGTACGGACAGATCGGGGGCCTGCAGAGTTGCGGACATGCTGGTCCTCCTGGGAGAGCTGGCTGGGTCGGTTGCGGGTTGGAGCGGCGCCTGCGCCGTACGCCCTGGTCTCCTGCGCGACCCCGACGAGGGTTCAGGCGCAGCAGAAGGTCAGGAGCGATCGGCCGAGGCGGGCCCCTGTCGAAAGCAGGGTCGGCCACCGGCGGTCGGAGAGAGCGGGTTGGCGGCTGGTGACGGGCAGTTCTCTGCGCCGTCAGGTCGCTTCACCGGTTTGCTTCCTAAGGGGGCGGTGGGGCAACTTCGTCCATCTGCCAAGGGCTCGAGGGCCCTTTGGCCGGGCCGCCCGCGGGGATTGCCGGTCTGCAGCAGTTGTCCACCATGGGGGGTGTGGGCGGCTGCTTGTAACCGGGCCTCTCGGGGGGCGCCCATCGCAGACAGAGTCGTGTCGACTGCTGCTGGCAAGGCGCATCAGGACAGGTCAGCGGACATTCAGATGTCGCGCTACCCGGATGGGA includes:
- a CDS encoding IPT/TIG domain-containing protein, with the translated sequence MSATLQAPDLSVLAAPTVIALVPPTGPTTGGTFFTILGTNLTGATVTFGGIPATGVNVVAGVALTGVTPAHAAGNVPVVVTTPGGTATVTGGFTYIGPPIPAGPTVIALVPPAGPTTGGTFFTILGTNLTGATVTFDGIPATGVNVIAGSVLTGVTPAHAAGNVPVVVTTPAGSATVTGGFTYIAPPIPAGPTVIALVPPTGPTTGGTFFTILGTNLTGATVTFDGIPATGVNVIAGSVLTGVTPAHAAGNVPVVVTTPAGSATVTGGFTYIAPPIPAGPTVIVLVPPAGPTTGGTPFTILGTNLTGATVTFDGIPATGVNVIAGSVLTGVTPAHAAGNVPVVVTTPAGSATVTGGFTYIAPPIPAGPTVIALVPPAGPTTGGTLFTILGTNLTGATVTFDGIPATGVNVLAGVVLTGVIPAHAAGNVPVVVTTPAGSATVTGGFTYIAPPLPTAISITPATGPAVGGTVFVIVGANLTGATVTIGGVPATGIVVDPTGTVLAGITPAGAVGNAAVVVTTPAGSTTVTGGFTYV